One Calditrichia bacterium DNA window includes the following coding sequences:
- the dut gene encoding dUTP diphosphatase, producing MKIRIYRKNKDIPLPERQTARSAGLDVYAAERKELFPGKVEVIATGLVIAAPPGFFYKVHIRSGLAVKNGICLANDVGIIDEDYCGPQDELKIALVRLYNPNDPQKDVPFVIERGTRIAQIIFERNALPEVEWEEMDSPDFAGKTRGGFGSTGIA from the coding sequence ATGAAAATACGTATCTACAGAAAAAACAAAGACATACCGTTGCCGGAACGCCAAACTGCGCGTTCCGCAGGGCTGGATGTTTACGCCGCCGAACGCAAAGAATTGTTCCCCGGAAAAGTGGAAGTAATCGCCACCGGACTGGTGATTGCCGCACCACCGGGATTTTTCTATAAAGTGCATATCCGCAGCGGTTTGGCAGTGAAAAACGGCATTTGCCTCGCCAACGATGTGGGCATTATCGATGAGGATTATTGCGGTCCGCAAGATGAGCTGAAAATTGCATTGGTGCGACTTTACAATCCCAACGATCCGCAGAAAGATGTACCGTTTGTGATCGAACGCGGCACGCGCATCGCGCAGATCATTTTTGAACGCAATGCGTTGCCGGAAGTGGAGTGGGAAGAAATGGATTCGCCCGATTTCGCCGGGAAAACCCGCGGCGGGTTCGGTTCCACGGGCATCGCCTGA
- the asnB gene encoding asparagine synthase (glutamine-hydrolyzing) — translation MCGIAGYWQLTGNPDNLAPNAKRMVKAIRHRGPDGEGYHIDSNNGLAMGHARLSIIGLDSGDQPITTAEKDLVLTVNGEFYDYKRIRTSLVLDGARFSTKSDSEIAMHLYRKHDLDFVHHLRGEFAVALFDKQKQRLILARDRFGIKPLFYHRQNGKIFYGSEIKAMFAHPEVPRAFDNQAVLHQLMHTMVPGSSAFKDVYAIQPGHMLVISKRGNGFDVKEICYWDVNFPRANERDQSRSTPDHIENVQRQLTEAVRLRLEADVPVGCYLSGGIDSCSMLGLAANMQQSHVKAFTISFDNAAYDESAIARQMAERVEADQEMLNLTADDLYGDNFLKTAFHAERTFYNTLGVAKWCMSKRVRECGYKVVVTGEGSDELFGGYPAFKRDMFRHGLKDLPESQVAEYRAKMDASNKVFSGAILAEKDVSHPDFEALCGFTPSWIQPWMLTLNLARPLLHDDLLHDLRDYDPISAIVAKLDRRQIEHRHVLDIAQYTWIKTMLECQILNWGGDRVDMANAMESRPAFLDHHVAEAARDIPPHLRINGDVEKWVLREAMRNILPEVLYKREKFAFMAPPGHTEEKKRKALQQLLDRFMNEDSIRNAGLFDVKRLKQFITDYHSDTDATSLVRKDALVNHLLVLHVLHKQFIKQETVY, via the coding sequence ATGTGCGGTATTGCCGGATATTGGCAACTCACAGGAAACCCGGATAATCTTGCCCCGAACGCCAAACGGATGGTAAAAGCCATTCGCCACCGCGGCCCGGATGGTGAGGGATATCATATTGATTCAAACAATGGGTTGGCGATGGGTCACGCCCGGCTGTCCATTATCGGACTGGATTCGGGTGATCAACCCATCACCACCGCAGAAAAAGACCTGGTTTTAACCGTCAACGGCGAATTTTACGATTACAAACGCATTCGCACATCGCTGGTGCTGGATGGCGCGCGGTTTTCCACAAAATCCGACAGCGAGATTGCCATGCATTTGTATCGCAAACACGATCTGGATTTTGTGCACCATTTGCGCGGCGAATTTGCCGTCGCATTGTTCGATAAACAGAAACAGCGTCTCATTTTAGCCCGGGACAGATTTGGGATAAAACCGCTGTTTTACCATCGCCAGAACGGAAAAATATTCTACGGTTCAGAAATTAAAGCAATGTTCGCGCACCCGGAAGTACCGCGGGCATTTGATAATCAGGCTGTTTTGCACCAGCTAATGCACACGATGGTGCCCGGCAGCAGCGCATTTAAAGATGTTTACGCCATTCAACCGGGGCATATGTTGGTCATCAGCAAACGCGGCAACGGTTTTGATGTGAAAGAAATTTGCTATTGGGATGTCAATTTCCCACGGGCGAATGAGCGCGATCAATCCCGGTCGACACCCGATCACATCGAAAATGTGCAGCGGCAACTCACCGAAGCTGTCCGGCTGCGGCTGGAAGCGGATGTGCCGGTAGGCTGCTATCTTTCCGGCGGCATCGACAGTTGTTCGATGTTGGGATTGGCGGCGAACATGCAGCAATCGCATGTGAAAGCGTTTACCATCAGTTTCGATAATGCGGCGTATGACGAATCCGCCATCGCCCGGCAAATGGCGGAACGGGTGGAAGCTGATCAGGAAATGCTCAACCTCACCGCCGACGATTTATACGGCGACAATTTTCTGAAAACCGCATTTCATGCCGAACGCACATTTTACAACACGCTGGGCGTGGCAAAATGGTGCATGAGCAAACGCGTTCGCGAATGCGGCTACAAAGTGGTGGTCACCGGCGAAGGCTCGGACGAATTGTTCGGCGGCTATCCGGCGTTCAAACGCGACATGTTCCGGCACGGATTGAAAGATCTGCCGGAATCGCAAGTGGCGGAATATCGTGCGAAAATGGATGCCAGCAATAAAGTATTCAGCGGTGCCATTCTCGCGGAAAAAGATGTTTCCCACCCGGATTTTGAGGCGCTGTGCGGATTTACGCCATCGTGGATACAGCCGTGGATGCTAACGTTAAATCTCGCGCGGCCATTGCTGCACGATGATTTGCTGCACGATTTGCGGGATTACGATCCCATTTCCGCCATCGTTGCAAAGCTGGATCGCCGGCAAATTGAACATCGCCACGTGCTGGACATTGCCCAATATACCTGGATAAAAACCATGCTGGAATGCCAGATTTTGAACTGGGGCGGCGACCGGGTGGATATGGCAAACGCGATGGAATCGCGCCCTGCGTTTCTGGATCATCACGTTGCGGAAGCAGCGCGGGATATTCCGCCACATTTGCGTATCAACGGCGATGTGGAAAAATGGGTGCTTCGCGAAGCCATGCGCAATATTTTGCCGGAAGTGCTTTACAAACGCGAAAAATTTGCGTTCATGGCACCGCCCGGACACACCGAAGAGAAAAAACGCAAGGCATTGCAACAACTGCTGGACCGGTTTATGAACGAAGACAGCATCCGCAATGCCGGGCTGTTTGATGTGAAGCGGTTAAAGCAATTTATTACGGACTATCACAGCGATACCGATGCCACATCGCTGGTGCGCAAGGATGCGCTGGTGAATCATTTGTTGGTATTGCATGTCTTGCACAAACAATTTATCAAACAAGAAACCGTTTATTAA
- a CDS encoding aspartate carbamoyltransferase, translating to MEKFSQTDIDVKEINPLESEGLYPNPEELISDDKIHLSILEHLIGQSVLSVQQFDKNMVMELCKFAALLEATEISSSHPLDGKLIITAFFEASTRTRLSFESAVLRLDGKIISIPDGKVTGTAKGESLADIGEMFNAYGDLVIMRHTETSSIHEISEKLRLPLINAGNGTGEHPTQALADWYAILKWRPDLKQPRIKPENKIHLGILGTPGSMRAVKSFLLMSLLFKDCIEQISIISEMADPLGYDARNELETVGVPFKITNNINTVISDLDVIYMNSIAFLGDSYKTLDSRYKLHENSRLKKNAVVLHPLARLDELSPTLDGTHHNLYFTQAHGAVFVRQALLISILNCFDRLPKNIPVVK from the coding sequence ATGGAAAAATTTAGTCAAACAGATATTGATGTAAAAGAAATTAACCCTCTGGAATCCGAAGGGTTATATCCAAATCCGGAAGAACTGATTTCCGACGACAAAATTCACCTGAGTATTTTGGAACACCTGATCGGGCAATCCGTGCTTTCGGTTCAACAATTTGATAAAAACATGGTGATGGAGCTGTGCAAATTTGCGGCGCTTTTGGAAGCAACGGAAATTTCCAGCAGTCATCCGCTGGACGGAAAGCTGATCATCACTGCGTTTTTTGAAGCGAGCACCCGCACCCGCTTATCGTTCGAAAGCGCTGTGTTGCGGCTCGATGGCAAAATTATCAGCATTCCCGACGGCAAAGTTACCGGCACAGCCAAAGGCGAATCGTTGGCGGATATTGGCGAAATGTTCAACGCATACGGCGATCTGGTCATTATGCGGCACACGGAAACCAGTTCCATTCACGAAATTTCCGAAAAATTGCGTCTGCCGCTGATCAATGCCGGAAACGGCACCGGCGAACACCCCACTCAGGCGCTGGCGGATTGGTACGCTATTTTAAAATGGCGCCCGGATTTGAAGCAACCGCGCATCAAACCGGAAAACAAAATACATCTCGGTATTTTGGGAACGCCGGGCAGCATGCGTGCTGTGAAAAGTTTTCTGCTGATGTCGCTGTTGTTCAAAGATTGCATCGAGCAAATTTCCATTATTTCTGAAATGGCCGATCCGCTCGGCTACGATGCCCGAAACGAGCTGGAAACGGTGGGTGTACCGTTCAAGATCACCAATAATATCAACACGGTAATTTCGGATCTGGATGTGATTTATATGAACTCAATCGCGTTTTTGGGCGACAGCTACAAAACGCTGGATTCGCGATATAAATTACACGAAAACAGTCGCTTAAAGAAAAATGCAGTTGTGCTGCACCCGCTCGCACGGCTGGATGAACTGAGCCCTACGCTGGACGGCACGCACCATAATCTGTATTTTACGCAGGCACACGGTGCGGTTTTTGTGCGGCAGGCGTTGCTCATTTCTATTTTGAACTGTTTCGACCGGCTGCCGAAAAATATTCCGGTAGTGAAGTAA
- a CDS encoding sodium:solute symporter family protein: MAHQTAILSQNVGWVLLAILSIFWIALGIYWGKKAKDMEGFMLAGRNVGLALGAATAMATWVTSNTTMLAPQFALQLGVWGMLAYSTASFGLFMFAPLAKRIKGLMPTGYTSGDFIRLRYGKRAWLLFLIISIFYGVTWMISMGMAGGILMNAITGIPYVYGMSVILLVCVIYTLFGGLYAVIGTDFIQSLIILIGIVAVGAGILMNTDMTQVHTDLQKDSPMLINILLPAAIMAFFNNLLFGVGEIFHSNVWWSRVFAMRADVGQKAYLLGGLFWLPVPVAAGYFALSSGTLGINITSPDMVGPLIASQLLGEIGSVIVFVVLFCSLASSIDSLLAATSDLVTEDIYKKWLRPDTSPEKLRKMSAWIIVFIGVLTWLICLPRVGTLADVLFFAGPMVGSTIWPIVTGLYWRKASATGAFWGMLLGSLCGLVSYFELGWYTSSLIGAAVSMIVVIIARVVSKTSFDWKDLNEASNH; encoded by the coding sequence GTGGCTCACCAAACGGCAATTCTTTCCCAGAATGTGGGATGGGTTTTACTGGCTATTTTAAGCATTTTCTGGATTGCCCTGGGCATTTATTGGGGCAAAAAAGCCAAGGATATGGAAGGTTTTATGCTGGCAGGGCGCAACGTCGGTTTGGCTTTGGGCGCTGCAACCGCAATGGCAACCTGGGTTACCTCCAACACAACAATGCTGGCGCCGCAATTTGCACTGCAGTTGGGTGTTTGGGGAATGCTGGCATATTCTACGGCTTCGTTCGGGCTGTTTATGTTTGCACCGCTGGCAAAACGCATTAAAGGATTGATGCCAACCGGCTACACCAGCGGCGATTTTATCCGGCTGCGATACGGCAAACGCGCCTGGTTGCTGTTTCTCATCATTTCTATTTTTTATGGTGTAACCTGGATGATCAGCATGGGCATGGCCGGCGGTATCTTGATGAACGCAATTACAGGAATTCCATATGTTTACGGTATGTCTGTAATTCTGCTGGTTTGTGTTATTTACACGCTGTTTGGCGGATTGTATGCGGTTATCGGAACAGATTTTATCCAAAGCCTGATCATTTTGATCGGAATTGTTGCTGTTGGTGCGGGCATTTTAATGAACACGGATATGACCCAGGTGCACACCGATTTACAAAAAGACAGTCCCATGCTCATCAATATTTTATTGCCTGCGGCGATTATGGCATTTTTTAACAACCTGCTGTTTGGTGTCGGCGAAATTTTTCACAGCAACGTGTGGTGGAGCCGGGTCTTTGCGATGCGGGCGGATGTGGGACAGAAAGCATATTTGCTGGGCGGATTATTTTGGTTGCCTGTGCCGGTTGCCGCCGGATATTTTGCACTTTCCAGCGGCACTTTGGGCATCAACATCACAAGCCCGGATATGGTTGGCCCGCTCATCGCTTCGCAATTGCTGGGTGAAATCGGTTCGGTGATTGTTTTTGTGGTGCTGTTTTGCTCGCTGGCGTCCAGTATCGATAGTTTGTTGGCAGCGACTTCGGATCTGGTAACGGAAGACATCTACAAAAAATGGCTCCGTCCGGATACCAGCCCGGAAAAGCTCCGAAAAATGTCCGCATGGATTATTGTGTTTATCGGCGTGCTCACCTGGCTGATCTGTTTGCCGCGCGTCGGCACGCTGGCGGATGTCCTGTTTTTTGCCGGTCCCATGGTTGGCAGCACCATTTGGCCGATCGTTACCGGATTATACTGGCGAAAAGCCAGTGCAACAGGTGCATTTTGGGGAATGTTGCTGGGCTCGTTGTGTGGTCTGGTTTCGTATTTCGAGCTTGGCTGGTACACATCTTCGCTGATCGGTGCGGCTGTTTCGATGATTGTGGTCATTATCGCCAGAGTCGTTTCGAAAACGTCGTTCGATTGGAAGGATTTAAATGAAGCGTCAAATCACTAA
- a CDS encoding isochorismatase, whose product MQHTLPVPPHFKPKNVSKIWKVEYEQIAGAAREWQREHKISPAISDKKKVCMLVIDMQNTFCIPGHELFVGGRSGKGAVDDTRRLCKFIYQNLPFITQIIPTMDTHQAMQIFHSFFFVDEKGNHPAPLTMISSTDITKGKWRFNADLAKQLGYSTNFMEKHLLYYTQRLERNSKYQLMIWPYHAMLGGIGHALVPAFEEAIFFHGIARNSQPDIQIKGSHPLTEHYSAINPEVTHDANGRLMVGKNDALLKKLLAYDAVIIAGQAKSHCVAWTISDLLASIKEENPAFVEKIYLLDDCSSAVCIPDVVDFTDDANAAYQRFADAGMKLIRANQSIAELL is encoded by the coding sequence ATGCAACATACTTTGCCCGTTCCACCACATTTTAAACCAAAAAATGTTAGCAAAATCTGGAAGGTTGAATATGAGCAAATTGCCGGCGCAGCCCGAGAATGGCAGCGCGAACATAAAATTTCACCAGCGATTTCGGATAAAAAGAAGGTGTGCATGCTCGTTATCGATATGCAAAACACCTTTTGCATTCCCGGTCACGAACTGTTTGTGGGCGGCCGCAGCGGCAAAGGCGCGGTAGACGATACCCGGCGGTTGTGCAAATTTATTTACCAAAATCTGCCGTTCATTACCCAAATTATTCCCACAATGGACACCCACCAGGCCATGCAAATTTTCCACAGCTTCTTTTTTGTGGATGAAAAAGGCAATCATCCCGCACCGTTAACGATGATTTCTTCCACCGATATCACCAAAGGCAAATGGCGTTTTAATGCAGATTTGGCAAAACAACTCGGCTATTCCACAAATTTTATGGAAAAACACCTGCTTTACTACACCCAACGGTTAGAGCGCAACAGCAAATATCAGCTGATGATTTGGCCGTATCATGCAATGCTCGGCGGAATCGGGCATGCGCTGGTTCCGGCGTTTGAGGAAGCCATATTTTTTCACGGCATCGCCCGCAACAGCCAGCCGGATATTCAGATCAAAGGCAGTCATCCGTTAACCGAACATTATTCCGCAATTAATCCGGAAGTTACCCACGATGCCAACGGACGGTTGATGGTCGGAAAAAATGATGCGTTGCTCAAAAAGCTGCTCGCTTACGATGCCGTGATTATCGCCGGACAGGCAAAAAGCCACTGCGTCGCGTGGACAATCTCTGATTTGCTGGCCAGCATCAAAGAAGAAAATCCCGCGTTTGTGGAAAAAATTTATCTGCTGGACGATTGTTCCTCCGCAGTTTGCATTCCCGATGTGGTCGATTTTACCGATGATGCCAACGCTGCCTATCAGCGCTTCGCCGATGCCGGAATGAAACTGATTCGCGCCAACCAATCCATTGCCGAGCTGCTTTAA
- a CDS encoding DegQ family serine endoprotease — MSQHKSSLFSATLVFAGIIVGLILAAGFGIPNISNADSPNPPKTGENSGQPNQSTNSNLNMVYALSNAFADVAESVNPAVVTISTETTVRQRVPRMPSFFEDFFGPQGDREREFKSQGLGSGVIVQSNGVILTNNHVIRDADDIIVQLMDGREFPGKVTGTDPRSDIAVIQIDADNLPIVPIGNSDNLRVGEWVLAVGSPLSPEYNHTVTSGIISAKGRQVSGLTGVQDFLQTDAAINPGNSGGALVNLRGELVGINTAIASRTGQNSGIGFAISSNLAKDVMQDILEDGKVSRGWLGVQIGPVSKEVAEMYNMKNDDGVLIRSIEKNSPAEKDGVEPGDIILGVDDNTVKSPTELSSVIGSKNPGDKVTLKLLRDGKEKSVKVELGEFPDELVAGNSSNSNEIEDLGLTVQDLTNSLRSEYGLSDSDYGVIIQGIAQGGVAERAGLERGDLIMRINRSRITNTGEFAAAIKEIEPGDAVLLQIKRDGRRQIIDFVLPRE; from the coding sequence ATGTCACAGCACAAATCCAGTTTGTTTAGCGCAACGTTGGTTTTTGCAGGAATTATTGTGGGTTTGATTTTGGCAGCCGGATTTGGCATCCCGAACATTAGTAATGCAGATTCACCGAATCCGCCCAAAACCGGCGAAAATTCCGGACAACCCAATCAAAGCACCAACAGTAATTTGAACATGGTTTACGCACTCAGCAACGCATTTGCAGATGTTGCCGAAAGTGTTAACCCTGCGGTTGTAACCATTTCAACAGAAACAACGGTTCGCCAGCGCGTGCCCAGAATGCCTTCGTTTTTTGAAGATTTTTTTGGACCGCAGGGCGACCGTGAGCGCGAATTCAAATCGCAGGGGCTCGGCTCCGGTGTGATTGTTCAGTCCAACGGGGTTATCCTCACCAACAATCACGTGATCCGCGATGCGGATGACATCATCGTTCAGTTGATGGACGGTCGCGAATTCCCCGGAAAAGTTACAGGCACCGATCCCCGCAGCGATATCGCGGTAATCCAGATCGATGCGGATAATTTACCGATCGTTCCCATCGGCAATTCCGATAATCTTCGGGTTGGCGAATGGGTTTTGGCTGTCGGTTCGCCGCTCAGCCCGGAATATAATCACACTGTAACATCAGGAATTATCAGCGCAAAAGGGCGTCAGGTTAGTGGATTAACCGGCGTTCAGGATTTTCTTCAGACAGACGCAGCCATTAATCCCGGAAACAGCGGTGGTGCATTAGTTAATTTGCGCGGCGAATTGGTGGGAATCAATACGGCAATCGCCAGCCGAACCGGACAAAATTCCGGCATCGGATTCGCGATTTCCTCAAATCTCGCCAAAGATGTGATGCAGGATATTTTGGAAGACGGTAAAGTTTCCCGCGGATGGCTGGGTGTGCAAATTGGCCCCGTCAGCAAAGAAGTTGCCGAAATGTATAATATGAAAAATGACGATGGCGTGTTGATCCGTTCTATCGAAAAAAACAGCCCAGCCGAAAAAGATGGCGTTGAGCCGGGTGATATTATTCTGGGTGTTGATGACAACACCGTAAAATCACCAACAGAATTGAGCTCGGTTATCGGCTCCAAAAATCCCGGCGACAAAGTGACCTTGAAACTGTTGCGGGACGGAAAAGAAAAATCCGTGAAAGTGGAACTTGGTGAATTTCCGGATGAGTTGGTAGCCGGTAATTCCAGTAATTCCAATGAGATAGAAGACCTCGGTTTGACCGTGCAGGATCTCACCAATTCGCTGCGATCCGAATACGGATTGAGCGACAGCGATTACGGCGTGATTATTCAGGGAATTGCGCAGGGTGGCGTTGCTGAACGCGCCGGATTGGAACGCGGAGATTTGATCATGCGAATCAATCGCAGCCGCATCACCAACACCGGTGAATTTGCCGCAGCGATCAAAGAAATTGAGCCGGGTGATGCAGTGTTACTGCAAATCAAACGTGACGGGCGCCGGCAAATTATCGACTTTGTGTTACCAAGAGAATAA
- a CDS encoding energy transducer TonB, with the protein MNAQQTQPGADEKLPRQSPLRQQNRGFSIQEGGSPAVKPTPSTAAPTSVFNRSTPIKSHSPKSRTLPLLYSLAGILVVAVVLWLVWKNQSQKDIAEIEAKANALFVHANQLYNDQQYLQAFQAFSKLANEHPKSPLAQLANQKADDIRIGHLTIVEQKTAINSQLSDLLSRAKKSFEMQRYLVPEDDNAFSTILKILQIDPNNAQAIEMLEEIKRFYASTGDRAQRSGRYNSAIEFYENYLIISPNDPEILYKIDETKALLIAEKRAVENRKSFNNLKAQQDSDDSKIAITPETPVEKEPAISANQTGTSSSPTIANRTQPLPSDKVSENTPSANNANRPTAINSGGSVPSSKPATQLLPNPTPSNSTDFQPLTVVSDSLLDQPVRLIKKAKPRNTKVWDIQGFTEVRAICLVNESGIVESVELIEPSSFEWLNTLSIETLTNYRYQPGTYKGKPIKFKTIQTLIYR; encoded by the coding sequence TTGAATGCTCAACAAACCCAACCGGGAGCAGATGAAAAGCTACCTCGCCAATCGCCATTACGGCAGCAAAACAGAGGATTTTCGATACAGGAAGGCGGTTCACCAGCCGTAAAACCGACCCCATCAACAGCTGCACCGACATCTGTTTTTAACAGATCAACACCAATCAAATCCCATTCCCCCAAAAGCCGCACGTTACCACTGCTATACAGTCTTGCAGGAATTCTGGTTGTTGCCGTTGTTCTTTGGCTGGTCTGGAAAAATCAATCACAAAAAGACATTGCAGAAATTGAAGCCAAGGCAAATGCGCTTTTTGTTCATGCAAATCAACTGTATAATGATCAGCAGTATCTTCAGGCTTTTCAAGCATTTAGCAAACTAGCAAATGAACACCCAAAAAGCCCATTGGCACAATTGGCGAACCAAAAAGCAGATGACATCAGGATTGGGCATCTGACAATTGTTGAGCAGAAAACGGCCATAAACAGCCAGCTTTCCGACTTGCTTTCCAGGGCTAAAAAATCATTTGAAATGCAGCGATATTTGGTACCAGAGGATGACAACGCCTTCTCAACAATCCTCAAAATATTGCAAATTGACCCCAATAACGCTCAAGCCATTGAAATGCTGGAAGAAATCAAACGGTTTTATGCATCCACCGGTGATCGTGCCCAGCGTTCCGGGCGATATAATTCTGCAATTGAGTTTTATGAAAATTACCTGATTATCTCACCCAATGATCCGGAAATTTTATACAAAATAGATGAAACCAAAGCGTTGCTTATTGCAGAAAAACGGGCGGTTGAAAACCGGAAATCATTTAACAATCTGAAGGCTCAACAAGATTCCGATGACTCCAAAATTGCGATAACCCCAGAAACGCCGGTTGAAAAAGAACCGGCGATATCCGCAAATCAAACTGGCACCAGTTCATCACCAACAATCGCGAACCGGACACAACCATTACCGTCAGATAAAGTTTCAGAGAACACTCCATCGGCAAATAATGCAAATAGACCAACTGCCATAAATTCCGGTGGTTCAGTCCCCTCATCGAAACCCGCAACGCAACTATTGCCAAACCCAACACCATCAAATTCAACCGATTTTCAACCGCTGACAGTTGTGAGCGATTCGTTGCTGGATCAGCCGGTTCGGTTAATCAAAAAAGCCAAACCGCGTAATACTAAAGTTTGGGATATTCAAGGATTCACAGAAGTCCGAGCGATTTGTTTGGTCAACGAATCGGGAATAGTGGAATCTGTTGAACTTATTGAACCATCCAGCTTCGAGTGGCTAAACACGCTCAGTATCGAAACATTAACAAATTATCGTTACCAACCCGGTACCTACAAAGGCAAACCAATTAAATTTAAAACCATCCAAACGCTTATTTATCGATAG
- a CDS encoding SDR family oxidoreductase → MSKTFVITGASAGLGKAMALQAATYGAKVALLARRAEKLAAVADEIREAGGEALAVPTDISDANQVVQAFRTVHQKWHKIDVLVNNAGVINPIAPIHDFDENELDKLLKINVFGSFLAMREALIIMRHQQDGTIVNITSGAAYKPYEGWGAYGSSKAAMDMMTRIAAAENAEKNICIFAIAPGVFASNMQDTIRQTPAEKFPPLQKFIELHEKGYLSDPADVGSLIAQVGLNAWPELNGKVLDIRDVDFQNEIKLNGLIIPGALAV, encoded by the coding sequence ATGAGTAAAACATTTGTTATCACCGGTGCATCCGCCGGATTGGGAAAAGCGATGGCGCTGCAAGCCGCAACATACGGCGCAAAAGTAGCGCTGTTGGCACGCCGTGCGGAAAAACTGGCAGCCGTTGCCGATGAAATTCGCGAAGCCGGCGGAGAGGCGTTGGCGGTTCCCACAGATATCAGCGATGCGAATCAGGTTGTGCAAGCTTTTCGGACGGTGCACCAAAAATGGCATAAAATAGATGTGCTGGTCAACAATGCCGGTGTTATCAATCCGATTGCACCGATACACGATTTTGATGAAAACGAATTGGATAAGTTGCTGAAAATTAACGTTTTCGGAAGCTTTTTAGCAATGCGCGAAGCGTTGATAATTATGCGACATCAGCAGGATGGAACGATTGTGAATATCACCAGCGGTGCGGCGTACAAGCCGTACGAAGGGTGGGGCGCATACGGCAGCAGCAAAGCCGCAATGGACATGATGACTCGCATCGCCGCAGCGGAAAATGCTGAAAAGAACATCTGTATTTTTGCCATCGCTCCGGGTGTTTTTGCCAGCAACATGCAGGATACCATCCGGCAAACGCCGGCGGAGAAATTTCCGCCATTGCAAAAATTTATCGAGTTGCATGAAAAAGGGTATTTATCCGATCCCGCGGATGTGGGCAGCCTGATCGCACAGGTTGGGCTGAACGCCTGGCCGGAGCTCAACGGAAAAGTGCTGGATATCCGCGATGTGGATTTTCAAAATGAGATCAAATTGAACGGATTAATTATCCCGGGTGCACTTGCGGTATAA